The following coding sequences lie in one Cucurbita pepo subsp. pepo cultivar mu-cu-16 chromosome LG13, ASM280686v2, whole genome shotgun sequence genomic window:
- the LOC111809008 gene encoding probable calcium-binding protein CML25 — protein sequence MGFKSLFSLKIKKSDASTDSPLRSTAVPLLGSRTPSFNSPAQLAELQQVFKKFDVNGDGKICSSELGSIMRSLGQAATEEELQSMIEEVDADGDGYIDLHEFIELNTKDVDSEEVLANLKDAFSVYDMDGNGSITAEELQEVLKSLGDECSLADCRKMITGVDKNGDGMICFDEFKVMMMMSGSRSGFNA from the coding sequence ATGGGATTCAAATCTCTCTTCTCCCTAAAGATCAAGAAATCCGATGCCTCCACCGACTCACCGCTTCGATCTACGGCGGTTCCCCTTCTCGGATCTCGAACGCCGTCTTTCAATTCTCCAGCGCAACTCGCGGAGCTCCAGCAAGTATTCAAGAAATTCGATGTCAACGGCGACGGCAAGATCTGCTCCTCTGAACTCGGATCCATTATGCGGAGCCTCGGCCAGGCGGCCACCGAGGAGGAGCTTCAGAGCATGATCGAGGAGGTGGATGCTGACGGCGACGGCTACATCGACCTCCACGAGTTCATCGAGCTCAACACCAAGGACGTGGATTCCGAGGAGGTGCTGGCGAATCTGAAGGACGCGTTCTCTGTTTACGACATGGACGGAAACGGATCCATTACGGCGGAGGAATTGCAGGAGGTTTTGAAGAGCTTGGGCGACGAATGCTCCTTGGCGGATTGCCGGAAGATGATCACCGGCGTCGACAAAAACGGCGACGGTATGATTTGTTTCGATGAATTCAaagtgatgatgatgatgagcgGTTCTCGATCCGGCTTCAATGCTTAA